AGGACATTACGGTCACCGAGTGTTTCGTGCCCACGCATCGCATGTTCTCGCTGAGCAAGGTGGCGCAGGACATCGCGCCGGGGCGCGAGATCAACACCGCCCCCCTGTACAAGCAGCCGTTCTTCGCGGCGTCCGTGTGCTCGCTGATTGCGCCGGCCTGGGGCGCCGCGCAAGCAGCCCTTGCTGCCTATGAGGACCGCTTGCAGTCGCGCATGATGGTGTTCGGCGCCGGTAAACAGGCTGACAAATCCACGGCCCAGCTGCGCCTGGTGGAGTCAGCCGCCGAGATCGACGCCGCGGGCCTGCTGATCAAACGCAACTGCGACGAGTTGAAAGCACTGGCCGATGTCGGCACGCAGTCAACCAAAGTCCTGCGCGCGCGCGCCTTGTTCGAGGGCGCCTACGCCACCACAATGCTGACCCGCTCGGTGGAGCGCCTGTTCGTGGCCAGCGGCGGCAGCGCCCTGCATGAGGGCAACGTCATCCAGCGCTGCTGGCGCGACATTCATGCCATCAACAGCCACGCCGGCATGAACCTGGACAACATGGGCGAGCTGTACGCCCAGGTGCGCCTGGGGCAGGACATTGATCACGGGCTGATCTAGCAGAGGGTTCTGACCACCTGGCGCCTGGCTCTCAGGCGGCTGCCGCATTCGGCGCGTTCGGAAAACCCCTGCCGGCTGCCAGGTTGGCGGTGAGTTTCAGCGCTTCGAGCATGTTGTCGGCCTTGGCCACGCCCTTGCCGGCGATGTCGTAGGCGGTGCCGTGCGCCACCGAGGTGGATATGTACGGCATGCCCAGGGTGACCGAGCAGTTGCCCAGGAAGCCCCAGGTCTTGATGGCGATGTGGCCCTGGTCGTGCGACATGGCGAGCACGACGTCGTATTGCCCCTCGATGTTCTGACGGTAGACGGTGTCCGGCGAGATGGGGCCGGTCACGTTGATGCCCTTGGCGCGGGCCATTTCCACGCCCGGTGCGATCTCGCCCTGGTCTTCCGGCCCGTAGGCATGGGGATTCCAGCCCGATACGGCGATTCGCGGTGCCTTGATACCCCAGCGCTCGAAGTTCTGCTGGGTTGCCTCCAGTGCGTGCAGGACCAGGTCTTTCTTGATCAGGTCACAGACCTCGCGTACGTGGCGGTGGTGCACCATGTGTACCACCCGCAGCGGACCGGTAATTACCAGCAGATAGCTGGCGTAGGGTTGGGGTTCGACCAGTTTTTCGATTTCATCCCAAGCGCCAGCCAGCTCCAGCGCGGTGGTGTTGATCACGCCCATGACGAAACCCTGGGCTTGGCCGCGTCGGCACAAGGCATCGGCCTCGACCACCCAGTCCAGCTGGGCACGGCCGCTGATTGCGGTTGCCACGCCGGGGGTGACGTTCCCGGGCGCGAGCTTGCCGCTGTCGAGTACGTCAATGCAACCGGGATCGTGCCCGGCTTCGGTCATGCGGGTGACCCGGCGCACGCGAAGCCCGGTACCGGCGACCTTGTTGGCCATCTCCATCGCTTCCGCCGATCCGACCGCCACCGGGCGGGCCAGAGGATGGATCTGGCCGCTGGCAAGAGCCTTGCACAACACCTCGGGGCCAATACCGCCGGGGTCTCCAATCGATATCACGATGGCGGGTTTGTCGGTCATGTCTGCGCTCCCTCGTTCGCCGATCAAGGATCAGTGGCCGGTTGTCTGCTGTGCATCTTCCCTCCGCAAGGGGACCGAAGCGAGTTTCGCCTGGGCAAGCGCTGAATGAATCAGCGGTTTCCCTAGCCGATACTTGCCGCACGTCGGTCAGCATCGGGCACCACCCGGCGCGCGGCGCGCAGCAGCACCGCCGCATCGTCGGTCTGCGGCGCGGTCTCGCTCAAGGTGCGACGCCAGGCGCGAGCACCCGGCTCGCCCTGAAACAGGCCCAGCAGCGGTCGGCTCAATGCGGTCAGGGGCGTGCCCATGCTGAACTGGCTCTGCAGGTACTCCAGGTAATGTTCGAGTACTTCGGCGCGGTTGGGGCTGCTGGCGTCGTCGCCGAAAATCAGGCGGTCGGCGGGCGCCAATATCCAGGGCGAGTGGTAGGCGGCGCGGCCGATCATGACGCCGTCCACCTGCCGCAGGTGGGCGAGAGCCTGCTCAAGGTCGACGATGCCGCCGTTGATGACGATCTCCAGGTCTGGCCGCAGGCGCTTCAGCCGGTGCACGGTGTCGTAGCGTAGCGGCGGAATTTCGCGGTTCTCGCGCGGCGACAGGCCGTCCAGCCAGGCTTTTCGGGCGTGTACGGTGAATTGCCGGCAGCCGCTGGCAGCGACTGCCTCGACGAAATGAAACAGATCCTCGTCCTGGTCGCTGCGGTCGATGCCGATGCGACATTTCACCGTCACCGGCAGCTGTACCGCCGCCTGCATGGCCGCCACACAGTCGCCGACCAGATTGGGCTCGGCCATCAGGCAGGCGCCGAACCGCCCGGCCTGCACCCGGTCAGACGGGCAGCCGATGTTCAAATTGATCTCGTCGTAGCCAAAATCAGCCCCGATGCCTGCTGCGCGCCGCAGCTGGGTCGGATCGCTGCCGCCCAGTTGCAGCGCCACCGGATGCTCTGCCGGGCTGTAGCCGATCAGGTAGTCCGGGTCACCGCGCAGCAGGGCCTGCGCCGTCACCATTTCGGTATACAGCAACGTGTGGCGAGAAATCAGGCGCAGCAGGTACCGGGCGTGGCGGTCCGTGCAGTCCATCATCGGCGCCACCGACAGACGGCGTGACAGCGCAACGGGACTGGAACAGACAGGCGGCAAAAGCGTTTTCCGGGCAGGCGACTGTGGGCGGGCATTGTGCCAGCATCGGCCGGACGTGCTTGACACTGCCGCCCGGGCCGTGTTCCATCGGTCGGCGCGTTGGCCGGGCGGTGTTCCGGCGCCGCGGCGAAACCTTAATAGCTATCCACGCGAACCACGCAGGGAGTCCGACATGTCCGATCCGCAGGTTGCCCAGAAGAGCCCCTACGTCGAGGAAACCGAGCCCGGTACCTACTGGTGGTGTGCCTGCGGCAAGTCCGGGGATCAGCCGTTCTGTGACGGCGCGCACAAGGGTACGGCCTTCACGCCTCTGCAGCACGAGGTCACGCAAACCGCCACCCTGGCCTGGTGTGGCTGCAAGCACACCAAGACGCCGCCATTCTGTGACGGGTCGCACCGCGCGCTGTAACTAGGCACCCCGCCCTCATCTTCTCTCGCGCCCGCGTTTTCCAGCACGAAAACGCGGGCGCGGCTGTTTCGGAAACCGCCATGAGCCAACTGACCGGCCCCCTGTGGCGGCCGTCCGCGCGTCGCGTCGCCGCTGCCAACCTGACGGCCTTCATCGACCGCTATCTGCCAGGCGCTGATTACGCGCGGCTGTACGACTGGTCGGTGGCGGAGCCGGCTGCCTTCTGGGCCGCGGTGTGGACGTTTTGCGGCATCGTCGAGCACGCGCCGGCGCAGGCGGTCCTCGAACACGCCGAGCGCATGCCGGGGGCGGTGTGGTTTCGCGGCGCCAGGCTCAATTTCGCCGAGAACCTGCTGCGCTACCGCGATGACCACCCGGCGCTGGTGTTTCGGGACGAGACCGGCGCGCGGCGCGCGTTGAGCTATGCGCAGCTTGCCACCCAGGTCGGCGCCATGACGGCGGCACTGCGCAGTTTCGGCGTGCAGCCCGGTGACCGGGTGGCGGGGTATTTGCCGAATATTCCGGAGGCGATGGTCGCCATGCTGGCGGCGGCCAGCCTGGGTGCCGTGTGGTCGTCCTGTTCGCCTGACTTTGGCGCCCGGGCGGTGCTGGACCGCTTCGGGCAGATTGCGCCCAGGGTGGTGTTCGTCTGCGACGGCTATCACTATAACGGGCGCCCGCAGGACCGCCGCGAGGCGGTGGCGCAGATCCTGGCCGGTCTGCCGACGGCCCGGCAGGTGGTGGCGGTTTCTTGCGGGGGCGGCCGCGTGCAGCAGGCACCGGTGCCGCTGCATGACTGGGATGCGCTGCTTGCCACGCACGAAGGCGCTGAGCCGACGTTCGCGCCGCTGCCCTTTGACCACCCGCTGTATGTCCTG
The genomic region above belongs to Immundisolibacter sp. and contains:
- a CDS encoding acyl-CoA dehydrogenase family protein, which codes for MSSSSIPTVQELIGRARDLAPVIAGRALECERLGRLPDDSFADFRDAGFYRILQPKRFGGYEHDMYTLLEVTREIGRSGCCSSAWVLAILAIHNFYLGYFPPQAQQDIWGEDQDAQSCTPFVPSGTITKVAGGIEIRGGRWTFASGCDHARYALLGVLVDDDHGGPPEYFQCVVPVGDYQIDHTSWDVVALKGTGSKDITVTECFVPTHRMFSLSKVAQDIAPGREINTAPLYKQPFFAASVCSLIAPAWGAAQAALAAYEDRLQSRMMVFGAGKQADKSTAQLRLVESAAEIDAAGLLIKRNCDELKALADVGTQSTKVLRARALFEGAYATTMLTRSVERLFVASGGSALHEGNVIQRCWRDIHAINSHAGMNLDNMGELYAQVRLGQDIDHGLI
- a CDS encoding CDGSH iron-sulfur domain-containing protein, yielding MSDPQVAQKSPYVEETEPGTYWWCACGKSGDQPFCDGAHKGTAFTPLQHEVTQTATLAWCGCKHTKTPPFCDGSHRAL
- a CDS encoding PdxA family protein, translated to MTDKPAIVISIGDPGGIGPEVLCKALASGQIHPLARPVAVGSAEAMEMANKVAGTGLRVRRVTRMTEAGHDPGCIDVLDSGKLAPGNVTPGVATAISGRAQLDWVVEADALCRRGQAQGFVMGVINTTALELAGAWDEIEKLVEPQPYASYLLVITGPLRVVHMVHHRHVREVCDLIKKDLVLHALEATQQNFERWGIKAPRIAVSGWNPHAYGPEDQGEIAPGVEMARAKGINVTGPISPDTVYRQNIEGQYDVVLAMSHDQGHIAIKTWGFLGNCSVTLGMPYISTSVAHGTAYDIAGKGVAKADNMLEALKLTANLAAGRGFPNAPNAAAA
- the dusA gene encoding tRNA dihydrouridine(20/20a) synthase DusA, with the protein product MPPVCSSPVALSRRLSVAPMMDCTDRHARYLLRLISRHTLLYTEMVTAQALLRGDPDYLIGYSPAEHPVALQLGGSDPTQLRRAAGIGADFGYDEINLNIGCPSDRVQAGRFGACLMAEPNLVGDCVAAMQAAVQLPVTVKCRIGIDRSDQDEDLFHFVEAVAASGCRQFTVHARKAWLDGLSPRENREIPPLRYDTVHRLKRLRPDLEIVINGGIVDLEQALAHLRQVDGVMIGRAAYHSPWILAPADRLIFGDDASSPNRAEVLEHYLEYLQSQFSMGTPLTALSRPLLGLFQGEPGARAWRRTLSETAPQTDDAAVLLRAARRVVPDADRRAASIG